In a genomic window of Homo sapiens chromosome 22, GRCh38.p14 Primary Assembly:
- the FAM246B gene encoding protein FAM246B, translating to MATPGRPWAQARSAYRASEVLRRVTGRRRDPGPQSNGPGREDARAPGRLARLLRQLRAEAASRSEVPRLLKLVERAGAGAAGAGERTGAHSRGSVCSVCGEPRGRATYPAGVLEVSERRLQEGLAAVREELGAEIEALRAELRAELDALRALLPPPPPSPPARREPRAVPRAAPRGPTLLRTLGTVSALVAASRPADDAPDGPAECGAHRAPARKNHKKMPVPPGAPQGGGD from the coding sequence ATGGCGACGCCCGGCCGCCCGTGGGCCCAGGCGCGTAGTGCGTACAGAGCCAGCGAGGTGCTGCGGCGCGTCACGGGCCGCCGGCGGGACCCGGGGCCGCAATCCAATGGGCCGGGCCGGGAAGACGCCCGAGCCCCGGGCCGGCTGGCTCGCCTGCTCCGCCAGCTCCGGGCCGAAGCGGCTTCGCGGTCCGAGGTGCCGCGGCTGCTGAAGCTGGTGGAGCGTGCGGGGGCCGGGGCGGCGGGCGCGGGCGAGAGGACCGGCGCGCACAGCCGCGGCTCCGTGTGCTCAGTATGCGGGGAGCCCCGCGGCAGGGCCACCTACCCGGCGGGGGTCCTGGAGGTCAGCGAGCGGCGGCTGCAGGAGGGACTCGCGGCAGTGCGCGAGGAGCTGGGCGCCGAGATTGAGGCGCTGCGCGCGGAGCTTCGAGCGGAGCTGGACGCTCTGCGcgcgctgctgccgccgccgccgccgtcccCGCCTGCCCGCCGCGAGCCCCGCGCCGTCCCCCGCGCCGCGCCCCGCGGCCCGACCCTGCTGCGGACGCTCGGCACCGTGAGCGCCCTGGTCGCCGCCTCCAGGCCCGCAGACGACGCCCCGGACGGCCCAGCAGAATGCGGAGCGCACCGAGCCCCGGCCAGGAAGAACCACAAGAAGATGCCAGTGCCGCCTGGGGCCCCGCAAGGTGGCGGGGACTGA